One Candidatus Paceibacterota bacterium genomic window carries:
- a CDS encoding YdeI/OmpD-associated family protein, which produces MSKKKMSSGTAHKLPSDLRRALSSSSKALVTWEDITPLARNEWICWTISVKTKETRKKHIERAIEELAEGKRRPCCWMGCVHRKDKPASPSQKYLLNRHSKKSS; this is translated from the coding sequence ATGTCAAAAAAGAAGATGTCCAGCGGCACAGCACACAAACTACCGAGCGATCTGCGAAGAGCGCTTTCCTCCTCTTCGAAAGCCCTTGTGACATGGGAGGACATTACACCCCTTGCCCGCAATGAATGGATCTGCTGGACGATATCGGTCAAGACCAAAGAAACAAGAAAAAAACATATTGAACGAGCAATTGAGGAACTCGCGGAAGGAAAGCGCCGCCCGTGCTGCTGGATGGGTTGCGTCCATCGGAAAGACAAGCCGGCAAGCCCTTCACAAAAATACCTACTCAATAGACATTCCAAGAAGTCATCGTGA
- a CDS encoding cold shock domain-containing protein yields the protein MAQGTIKKLMSDRNFGFIDIEGQDKDLFFHADQLQGVTYDELNEGDTVEFEVAETEKGPSASNVTRV from the coding sequence ATGGCACAAGGAACAATCAAAAAGCTAATGTCAGATCGAAACTTCGGTTTCATCGACATTGAAGGACAGGACAAAGACCTCTTCTTCCACGCAGACCAGCTGCAGGGCGTAACATACGACGAGCTTAACGAGGGCGACACCGTAGAGTTTGAAGTAGCTGAGACCGAAAAAGGTCCAAGCGCAAGCAACGTTACTCGAGTTTAA